The following proteins come from a genomic window of Edaphobacter sp. 4G125:
- a CDS encoding glycosyltransferase family 2 protein: protein MSAKYVDERLSLPVQYTPGKIGVVTVLFNSEGVLEDFFDSLEGQHYTSFVVYCVDNASSDNSADQCRARGERYVVIENQENVGVAAGNNIGTRRAIADGCEFVMYLNNDVVFGPELFDQLVEGLSLYKCSMTTPIMYYHDRPNMIWAAGGYFQPWFGYRCLHYGDGDHDRGQYDLPRQVKYTPTCCVLVRRDLFSTIGIMDERYFAYWDDTDFMLRAHQFGEILYLLPYAKLWHKVSSSTGINSPFRTRYVHRNHALYGHKHLPPSIAYLISFIYCTGYLLLSLVRRISLSNATDRIKYWREGIRASRYL, encoded by the coding sequence ATGTCGGCTAAGTATGTAGACGAGCGGCTTTCCCTACCGGTCCAATACACTCCAGGCAAGATTGGTGTTGTTACGGTGCTTTTCAATAGTGAAGGAGTACTCGAAGACTTTTTTGATTCTCTCGAGGGACAACATTACACTTCCTTTGTCGTCTACTGCGTCGATAATGCTTCTTCCGACAACTCTGCCGACCAGTGTCGTGCTCGTGGCGAGCGATATGTCGTAATTGAAAACCAAGAAAATGTAGGTGTTGCAGCGGGCAACAATATCGGGACGCGCAGGGCCATCGCCGACGGATGTGAGTTTGTGATGTATCTGAACAACGATGTTGTGTTCGGGCCCGAACTTTTCGATCAACTGGTAGAAGGGCTCAGCTTATACAAGTGCTCGATGACGACACCGATTATGTACTACCATGACCGTCCGAATATGATCTGGGCGGCAGGCGGTTACTTTCAACCGTGGTTCGGTTATCGCTGCCTCCATTATGGAGACGGAGACCACGATCGCGGTCAGTATGACTTACCGAGGCAGGTCAAGTACACGCCGACTTGTTGTGTTCTGGTCCGACGCGATCTCTTCTCGACCATAGGCATCATGGATGAGCGCTACTTCGCATACTGGGACGACACGGATTTCATGTTGCGGGCCCATCAGTTTGGCGAGATTCTTTACCTGCTGCCGTACGCGAAGCTATGGCATAAGGTCAGCAGCTCAACAGGAATAAATTCTCCCTTTCGCACACGATATGTGCATCGAAACCATGCCCTCTATGGGCATAAGCATTTGCCGCCGTCCATAGCGTATCTTATTTCTTTTATTTACTGTACCGGATATCTACTTCTATCACTGGTTCGCCGAATCTCTCTCTCGAATGCAACGGACCGAATCAAATACTGGCGCGAAGGTATTCGCGCCAGCCGATATCTCTAA
- a CDS encoding glycosyltransferase family 9 protein — protein sequence MTSPRTSIVFGTFKGMGDLLCAAPVILSELRKDKSVHLLLFPSPTLHDFCNLIDFSPHQNNLHLHSIPDSGGLAEWKQFLTEMRRITPEMVWISPHAPAADSSWKIPLVLRTIQSLIWRDARLVGADTERLSLLFHRRLPVDRQLSLQQREWNAYRLFYGEALSERPPKISFIPEISARRKESPLYDLVIHPGANAKNRKWPLDKYGILVSNLPRSWRIALLGLPDDLAIVKKTMPLDRPVSYITGTILESIQTLASASTLFIMDSGNMHFAQVLEIPSIAVFGYTNPADIIDLRGYVEAIYEKRFPCQPCRKAVCSQPEIYCLNGVDPALVAEKLKAQWNRLHGHAHHGENLVKLSNNPRTYQIKPC from the coding sequence ATGACATCTCCTAGAACAAGTATCGTCTTTGGCACCTTCAAAGGAATGGGTGATCTGCTATGTGCAGCGCCTGTCATTCTGTCGGAGCTGCGAAAAGACAAATCCGTCCACCTCTTGCTCTTCCCAAGTCCGACGCTTCACGATTTCTGCAATCTCATCGATTTTTCTCCGCACCAGAACAACCTACACTTGCACTCGATTCCCGATTCCGGAGGGCTTGCCGAGTGGAAGCAGTTCCTCACCGAAATGCGCCGTATTACGCCAGAGATGGTCTGGATCTCTCCGCATGCGCCAGCAGCAGACTCAAGTTGGAAAATCCCTTTAGTTCTCCGAACGATCCAGTCTCTAATCTGGAGAGATGCGCGATTAGTTGGTGCCGATACCGAGCGGCTTTCGCTGCTTTTTCATCGACGATTGCCCGTAGATCGCCAACTTTCTCTGCAACAACGGGAATGGAACGCATACCGTCTTTTTTACGGTGAGGCTCTATCGGAACGACCGCCAAAAATCAGCTTCATACCGGAGATCAGTGCCCGGCGTAAGGAAAGCCCGCTTTACGATCTGGTCATTCATCCGGGAGCTAATGCAAAGAACAGGAAATGGCCACTCGACAAATATGGAATACTAGTGAGCAACCTACCTCGTTCGTGGAGAATTGCGTTGCTCGGTCTTCCTGATGACCTCGCAATAGTCAAGAAGACGATGCCTTTAGACCGTCCGGTCAGCTACATCACTGGCACGATCCTCGAATCAATTCAGACACTTGCGTCTGCCAGCACCCTGTTTATCATGGACAGCGGCAACATGCATTTCGCTCAAGTTCTAGAAATACCTTCCATTGCTGTCTTTGGGTACACAAACCCCGCCGACATTATCGATCTTCGAGGCTATGTCGAAGCAATTTACGAAAAACGATTTCCCTGTCAGCCTTGCAGGAAGGCGGTTTGCAGCCAGCCTGAAATCTATTGCCTCAATGGCGTAGACCCCGCTCTAGTGGCCGAAAAGTTGAAAGCTCAATGGAACAGGCTTCATGGCCACGCACATCATGGGGAAAACTTGGTCAAGCTCTCCAATAACCCAAGGACTTACCAAATCAAGCCTTGTTAG
- a CDS encoding class I SAM-dependent methyltransferase, which produces MTVLELDSRSPLSMLLSQAKGLSAKFLLPNEERGSMHRDGIRCEDITNLTYPDCSLDLIISSDVLEHVPALEVAFQESYRVLRPGGSHIFTIPTRPMTRKRAEIVDNQIRHLTEPEYHSDPLNPAGILAFWDFGLDAIDMFSSSGLQFSIVSGPVGKDQRIVWRALKPAM; this is translated from the coding sequence ATGACTGTCTTAGAGCTTGACTCTCGTTCACCATTGAGTATGTTGTTATCCCAAGCGAAAGGTTTATCAGCGAAGTTTTTACTCCCCAACGAAGAGCGTGGCTCAATGCATAGAGATGGCATTCGCTGTGAAGACATCACTAATCTTACCTATCCCGACTGTAGCCTCGATCTCATTATCTCTAGTGATGTTCTTGAACATGTTCCCGCTCTTGAAGTCGCATTCCAAGAGAGCTATCGGGTGCTTCGTCCCGGTGGCAGCCATATTTTTACTATTCCGACACGCCCAATGACTCGCAAACGAGCGGAAATCGTCGATAATCAAATTAGACATTTGACTGAACCTGAATATCATAGCGATCCTTTAAATCCAGCTGGAATTCTTGCATTCTGGGATTTTGGGCTTGATGCCATCGACATGTTCTCTTCATCTGGATTGCAGTTCTCGATTGTAAGTGGCCCAGTGGGTAAAGATCAGCGTATCGTATGGAGAGCATTAAAACCGGCGATGTAA
- a CDS encoding GumC family protein, which translates to MTMQYSPSTESKTAETASLEEAVGIDVIDLALSLLQAKRLIALWTTIFLAIGLGISLCLKPVFTATAVIMPPQQAQSVAGTLLGQLGSLGSLGAASELGLKNPGDMYVGMLQSRVIADDLIDRFHLQSIYHTKLRTDARRVLRGYSDFEAAKNNLIYIRVKDHDPKQAAALANGYVDELQKMNSDLAVGQASQRRLFYDQQLAEEKKALTAAEDSLKETQEKTGLIQLNGQAEMTIRNIASARAEIAARQVELGVAQTYATDQNPSVIRLQQEISSLKTQLEILEDKQQHMVPGDLQIPGGQVPAVGLEYLRKLREVRYHESLFELLAKQREAASLDEAKSAPLIQVVDPAEAPERKSGPSRVLITAGLGLAGFFLSTIWAFTKHLLAEMRQIPGQAVRLEQLRRELSLGKN; encoded by the coding sequence ATGACAATGCAATATTCGCCCTCTACAGAGTCGAAAACAGCTGAGACAGCTTCCCTGGAAGAAGCCGTTGGAATCGACGTGATTGATCTAGCTCTATCTCTCTTACAAGCAAAGCGTCTTATTGCATTGTGGACAACTATATTTCTGGCTATTGGTCTTGGGATATCCCTCTGCCTGAAGCCCGTATTTACTGCGACTGCGGTCATTATGCCTCCCCAACAAGCGCAGTCGGTAGCCGGAACGCTACTGGGCCAGCTTGGCTCACTGGGCAGTTTAGGCGCAGCTTCTGAGCTGGGATTGAAGAACCCAGGCGATATGTATGTCGGGATGCTGCAGAGTCGCGTGATCGCAGATGATCTGATCGATCGATTCCATTTGCAGAGCATTTATCACACAAAGCTGCGCACCGACGCTCGTAGGGTACTACGAGGCTATTCCGACTTCGAAGCCGCAAAGAACAACCTCATCTACATCCGCGTAAAAGATCATGATCCAAAGCAAGCTGCAGCGCTGGCAAATGGTTATGTCGATGAATTACAGAAGATGAACTCGGACCTTGCAGTCGGTCAGGCCTCTCAACGACGTCTGTTCTATGATCAACAACTTGCAGAAGAGAAAAAAGCTCTTACCGCCGCAGAAGACAGCTTGAAAGAAACGCAGGAGAAAACAGGCCTCATCCAGCTCAATGGGCAGGCAGAAATGACCATCCGTAATATTGCTTCTGCACGAGCGGAAATTGCCGCTCGGCAAGTGGAACTCGGGGTGGCCCAAACTTACGCAACAGACCAAAACCCCAGTGTAATTCGGCTGCAACAGGAGATCTCTTCTCTAAAGACGCAGCTTGAGATTTTAGAGGATAAGCAGCAGCACATGGTTCCAGGCGACTTACAGATTCCTGGAGGCCAGGTCCCAGCAGTTGGCCTAGAATATTTGCGCAAGTTACGTGAAGTACGCTATCACGAGTCTCTATTTGAATTGCTGGCCAAGCAGCGAGAAGCCGCAAGCTTGGATGAGGCAAAATCAGCCCCGCTGATTCAGGTTGTCGACCCGGCTGAAGCTCCAGAACGCAAATCAGGACCATCTCGAGTTTTGATTACGGCAGGCCTTGGATTGGCTGGCTTTTTTCTTTCAACAATATGGGCATTCACAAAGCATTTGTTGGCTGAAATGCGGCAAATCCCTGGGCAAGCTGTGCGACTTGAACAGCTACGACGCGAACTTAGCCTAGGCAAAAATTAA